The following coding sequences are from one Wenzhouxiangella sp. AB-CW3 window:
- a CDS encoding YicC/YloC family endoribonuclease: MTAYAQATAPSAHGQLTWELRSVNQRYLDVSPRLPEDFRVLEPTVRQRLKERLARGKVEVSLRFQADSAMAGDRLKVNHELARALVDAHDEIAELAGGSAEPDLVHLLDWPGLIEQSRPDLEEDRDQALALFDQAVDALVDAREREGAAIAEMLGTRLAGMQREAESVRGHLPEIRKALEQRFRDRLAALEAPVEPGRLEQELVLQLQKLDVDEELDRLDAHVAELNRVLTLDEPVGRRLDFLMQELNREANTLGSKAALAEIGQAAVELKVLIEQMREQVQNVE; the protein is encoded by the coding sequence ATGACGGCCTACGCACAGGCCACGGCACCCTCGGCCCATGGTCAGCTGACCTGGGAGTTGCGTTCGGTCAACCAGCGCTACCTCGATGTTTCGCCGCGCCTGCCCGAGGATTTCCGGGTGCTGGAGCCGACGGTCAGGCAGCGGCTGAAAGAGCGCCTGGCGCGTGGCAAGGTCGAGGTTTCGCTGCGTTTCCAGGCCGATTCCGCGATGGCCGGCGACCGGCTGAAGGTCAACCATGAGCTGGCCCGCGCCCTGGTCGATGCCCACGACGAGATTGCCGAGCTGGCCGGTGGCAGCGCCGAGCCGGACCTGGTGCACCTGCTGGACTGGCCCGGGCTGATCGAGCAGTCGCGCCCGGATCTGGAGGAAGACCGCGATCAGGCGCTGGCGCTGTTCGACCAGGCCGTGGATGCCCTGGTGGATGCCCGCGAGCGCGAGGGTGCGGCCATTGCCGAAATGCTGGGCACCCGGCTGGCCGGGATGCAGCGTGAAGCCGAGTCCGTGCGTGGTCATCTGCCCGAGATCCGCAAGGCCCTGGAACAGCGTTTCAGGGATCGCCTGGCGGCGCTGGAGGCTCCGGTGGAGCCCGGGCGCCTGGAGCAGGAACTGGTACTGCAGCTGCAGAAGCTCGATGTAGATGAAGAGCTGGATCGGCTGGATGCCCATGTCGCCGAGCTCAATCGGGTGCTCACGCTCGACGAGCCGGTGGGGCGGCGCCTGGATTTCCTGATGCAGGAGCTCAATCGCGAGGCCAATACGCTGGGCTCCAAGGCTGCCCTGGCAGAGATCGGTCAGGCCGCGGTGGAATTGAAAGTGCTGATCGAGCAGATGCGCGAGCAGGTGCAGAATGTCGAATAA
- the gmk gene encoding guanylate kinase — MSNKPTGELYVISAASGTGKTSLIAALLERCPQLALSVSDTTRPARRGEIDGQHYHFIDAEDFRQGIAQQRYLEHAEVYGNYYGTSRERVEQAWASGRDVLLEIDVQGAEQVRQAFPDAALIFILPPSMATLEARLKGRGLDEPAVVQRRLDEARGEIAACEQFDWLLINDDFDRAVDDLEAVIAAWPLRRRRGIGHARCLLDAETNPITIKD, encoded by the coding sequence ATGTCGAATAAGCCGACCGGCGAACTGTATGTGATTTCCGCGGCCAGCGGCACCGGCAAGACCAGCCTGATTGCCGCGCTGCTGGAGCGCTGTCCGCAACTGGCATTGTCGGTCTCCGACACCACGCGTCCGGCCCGTCGCGGCGAGATCGACGGTCAGCACTATCACTTCATTGATGCCGAAGACTTTCGGCAGGGCATTGCGCAGCAGCGCTACCTAGAGCATGCCGAGGTCTACGGGAACTACTACGGCACCTCCCGCGAGCGCGTCGAGCAGGCCTGGGCGTCGGGTCGCGACGTGCTGCTGGAAATCGATGTCCAGGGGGCCGAACAGGTGCGGCAGGCCTTTCCCGATGCCGCGCTGATCTTCATCCTGCCACCCTCGATGGCCACGCTGGAGGCCCGTCTCAAGGGCCGCGGGCTGGATGAGCCGGCGGTCGTTCAGCGCCGCCTGGACGAGGCTCGCGGCGAAATCGCAGCCTGCGAGCAGTTTGACTGGCTGTTGATCAACGACGATTTCGATCGTGCCGTCGATGATCTCGAGGCCGTGATCGCGGCCTGGCCGCTGCGCCGACGGCGCGGCATCGGGCATGCGCGCTGCCTGTTGGATGCCGAGACGAATCCGATTACAATAAAGGATTGA
- the rpoZ gene encoding DNA-directed RNA polymerase subunit omega: protein MARVTVEDCIEAVPNRFELVMTAAQRARMIANGADPLVEEESDKPTVIALREIAEGEVDDDNIANLQAELDARLAAMQAEIPQPPEDDLD from the coding sequence ATGGCACGAGTAACCGTAGAAGACTGTATCGAAGCCGTACCCAATCGCTTCGAGCTGGTAATGACCGCCGCCCAGCGCGCCCGCATGATTGCCAATGGCGCCGACCCCCTGGTCGAAGAAGAGTCCGACAAGCCCACCGTGATTGCCTTGCGCGAGATCGCCGAAGGCGAGGTCGACGACGACAATATCGCCAATCTGCAGGCCGAGCTGGACGCCCGCCTGGCCGCCATGCAGGCCGAAATCCCGCAGCCTCCCGAAGACGATCTCGACTGA
- a CDS encoding RelA/SpoT family protein yields the protein MLPGPVRELRDLLNTYLEPQQVAVVLRAYEAGAVAHEGQKRRSGEDYIFHPVAVARILAGMRMDYQTIAAAILHDTIEDTHLEHADLERDFDEQIAKLVDGVTKLDKMKFRTRQEADAESFRKLLLAMSRDLRVIFIKLADRLHNMRTIEVMSPGARRRISAETLQIYTSIAGRLGMNELREELEELGFRHLHPNRYRVIRRRVRKNAGNRAEIIDSVTEALKKRLSEAGIPARVEGRTKTTYSIYCKMRDKSLSFDEVMDLYAFRIVTHSEPHCYQALGVAHALYKPKPGSFKDYIALPKPNGYQSLHTVLGSPFDVPVEIQIRTEEMDLVAEKGAAAHWLYKATPDGSTAVRAREWLLKLVETQSRAGDSVEFLDAAKAELFPDEIFVFTPRGKIIDLKADATALDFAYAIHTDVGNEAVGAIIDKEKLPLNTRLETGQTVEILTEPGSAPEPEWLEFVVTSKARTSIRSHLKNLEQADSVAVGDRLLDQALARRGYSMERVSDRRLARYLKKLGLDRIEDLLIRIARGDMLAGVVAQKLLPLTQRRQTEGPATETLTIGGTEGSAIDYANCCHPVPGDPIMGYLSPGKGIVIHRQRCRNVPELRKAHFERCLDVAWAPVMRGQFSVRLKIVTINGPGVLASVSATLSEVGANIERVEQPSTTRETAILHFTLGVRDRNQLARIIRRLRRNRHVLKVVREIA from the coding sequence ATGCTGCCCGGCCCGGTTCGCGAGCTGAGAGACCTGCTCAATACCTACCTCGAGCCACAGCAGGTGGCCGTGGTGTTGCGCGCCTATGAAGCCGGTGCCGTTGCCCACGAAGGGCAGAAGCGTCGCTCCGGCGAGGACTACATCTTCCACCCGGTGGCCGTGGCGCGCATCCTGGCCGGCATGCGCATGGACTACCAGACCATCGCCGCGGCCATTCTGCACGACACCATCGAGGACACCCACCTCGAACATGCCGACCTGGAACGCGATTTCGACGAACAGATTGCCAAACTCGTCGACGGTGTAACCAAGCTCGACAAGATGAAGTTCCGCACCCGCCAGGAAGCGGATGCCGAGAGCTTCCGCAAGTTGCTGCTGGCCATGAGTCGCGACCTGCGGGTGATCTTCATCAAGCTGGCCGACCGCCTGCACAACATGCGCACCATCGAGGTCATGAGTCCGGGCGCCCGACGTCGGATTTCGGCCGAGACCCTGCAGATCTACACCTCCATCGCCGGTCGTCTGGGCATGAACGAGTTGCGCGAGGAGCTCGAGGAGCTGGGTTTTCGTCATCTGCATCCCAACCGCTACCGCGTGATTCGCCGCCGGGTGCGCAAGAACGCCGGCAATCGTGCGGAGATCATCGATTCGGTGACCGAGGCGTTGAAGAAGCGTCTGAGCGAAGCCGGTATTCCGGCAAGGGTGGAGGGACGAACCAAGACGACCTACAGCATCTACTGCAAGATGCGCGACAAATCGCTGTCGTTCGACGAGGTCATGGACCTTTACGCCTTCCGCATCGTGACCCATTCCGAGCCGCATTGTTACCAGGCGCTGGGCGTGGCGCATGCGCTCTACAAGCCCAAGCCCGGCAGTTTCAAGGACTATATTGCGCTGCCCAAGCCCAACGGCTATCAGTCGTTGCATACCGTGCTGGGTTCGCCGTTCGATGTGCCGGTGGAAATCCAGATCCGTACCGAGGAGATGGACCTGGTGGCCGAGAAGGGTGCCGCGGCACACTGGCTGTACAAGGCTACGCCCGATGGCTCGACCGCCGTGCGTGCGCGCGAGTGGCTGCTCAAGCTGGTCGAGACGCAGTCGCGTGCCGGTGACTCGGTGGAGTTTCTCGACGCGGCCAAGGCCGAGTTGTTCCCCGACGAGATCTTCGTGTTCACCCCGCGCGGCAAGATCATCGACCTCAAGGCCGATGCCACGGCGCTGGATTTCGCCTATGCCATTCACACCGATGTTGGCAACGAGGCCGTTGGCGCGATCATCGACAAGGAAAAGCTGCCGCTCAATACCCGCCTTGAAACCGGTCAGACGGTGGAGATCCTCACCGAGCCGGGTTCGGCTCCAGAACCGGAATGGCTGGAGTTCGTGGTCACCTCCAAGGCCCGAACGTCGATCCGCTCTCATCTGAAGAATCTCGAACAGGCCGATTCGGTGGCCGTGGGCGACCGTCTGCTCGACCAGGCCCTGGCCCGGCGCGGCTACTCCATGGAGCGGGTGTCGGACCGGCGCCTGGCCCGATACCTGAAAAAGCTCGGCCTGGACCGGATCGAGGACCTGCTGATCCGCATTGCCCGAGGCGACATGCTGGCCGGGGTGGTGGCCCAGAAACTGCTGCCGCTGACCCAACGTCGTCAAACCGAGGGCCCGGCCACCGAGACGCTGACCATTGGCGGCACCGAAGGCAGCGCCATCGACTACGCCAACTGCTGCCATCCCGTGCCGGGCGATCCGATCATGGGCTACCTGTCGCCGGGCAAGGGCATCGTCATTCATCGACAGCGCTGCCGCAACGTGCCTGAACTCAGGAAAGCGCATTTCGAACGTTGCCTGGATGTCGCCTGGGCGCCGGTCATGCGGGGGCAGTTCTCGGTACGACTGAAGATCGTCACCATCAACGGTCCCGGCGTACTGGCTTCGGTGTCGGCCACGCTGAGCGAGGTTGGTGCCAATATCGAGCGAGTCGAGCAGCCGTCGACCACGCGCGAAACCGCCATTCTGCATTTCACGCTGGGTGTCAGGGATCGCAACCAGTTGGCTCGCATCATACGCCGACTGCGAAGAAACCGGCATGTGCTCAAGGTTGTTCGCGAGATCGCATGA
- a CDS encoding DUF6445 family protein — protein MLLNHLIVDDFLSDPETVRKVALGLNYPKPEKTTYFPGRNSEVPLPTGDLDKVVQDIVGEPLRPAPGTAHGKCRITLEGDTGDGNVHIDKAHWSGILYLNLPHQCQGGTDFFRHRPTDTERAPVTPEDLKKMGYQRPTEVWDDFLLKDTNDMSKWEKIYSVPMRFNRLTLFRPWQWHNAGPSFGQCKETGRLVMLLFYVQA, from the coding sequence ATGCTACTCAACCATCTTATTGTCGATGACTTTCTGTCCGACCCCGAAACCGTCAGAAAGGTGGCGCTCGGCCTGAACTATCCGAAACCGGAGAAAACAACCTATTTCCCCGGCAGGAACTCGGAAGTGCCGCTGCCCACCGGCGATCTGGACAAAGTGGTTCAGGACATCGTCGGCGAGCCGCTGCGCCCGGCCCCGGGAACGGCTCACGGCAAGTGCCGCATCACGCTGGAAGGCGACACGGGCGATGGCAATGTGCACATTGACAAGGCGCACTGGTCGGGCATTCTGTATCTGAACCTGCCGCACCAGTGCCAGGGAGGAACGGATTTCTTCCGTCACCGGCCCACCGACACCGAACGGGCCCCGGTCACCCCGGAAGACCTGAAGAAGATGGGATACCAGCGCCCTACCGAGGTCTGGGACGACTTCCTGCTCAAGGACACCAACGACATGAGCAAGTGGGAAAAGATCTACAGCGTGCCCATGCGCTTCAATCGTCTGACCCTGTTTCGGCCATGGCAGTGGCACAACGCCGGGCCCAGCTTCGGCCAGTGCAAGGAAACCGGCCGCCTGGTCATGCTGCTGTTTTATGTCCAGGCCTGA
- a CDS encoding RidA family protein — MNKHPIHSDQAPAAIGPYSQAVRAGDTVYLSGQIPLDPATGEVVEGDFEALVGRVFDNLAAVAEAAGGSLDDIVKLNIFLTDLGQFAVVNRLMGERFSEPYPARATIEVAALPKGVPVEMDAVLVLPG, encoded by the coding sequence ATGAACAAGCATCCGATCCATTCCGACCAGGCGCCCGCTGCAATCGGCCCGTATTCCCAGGCCGTGCGTGCCGGCGATACCGTCTACCTGTCGGGCCAGATTCCGCTGGACCCGGCCACCGGCGAGGTGGTCGAGGGTGACTTCGAGGCGCTGGTTGGTCGGGTGTTCGACAACCTGGCGGCGGTGGCCGAGGCTGCCGGCGGATCCCTGGACGACATTGTCAAGCTCAATATCTTTCTCACCGACCTCGGTCAGTTTGCCGTGGTCAACCGGCTGATGGGCGAGCGCTTTTCCGAGCCCTATCCGGCCCGGGCCACGATCGAGGTTGCGGCGCTTCCCAAGGGTGTGCCGGTTGAAATGGACGCGGTTCTGGTGCTGCCCGGCTAG